From Antechinus flavipes isolate AdamAnt ecotype Samford, QLD, Australia chromosome 1, AdamAnt_v2, whole genome shotgun sequence:
GTATCTGCCTTTCTGATTCTACTCCATTATTCTCTCTCAAGTACAGTATCATggagaattggaaaatgtttcacatgatcttccttctccagctgttATACTTCCTATATATAGTGATTGAAAGTACATTTAATTCTATACAGTTTAGTTGTCCCATATGGACGTCTCATTTCCCCTGCCAGCCCCAGGAACCCACCTTCATTCAATTCACGGACTGCTTGTTAGTGGTATAGTTATAGAGAGTTGTCAGAAAGGTCTGGATTCCAATCCTGCCTTTGATTGTGATTACACATCATGGTTATGTGTCTCCCTACTTTATATATATGCTCAGTGTCTCCCCACTTTAACTCATCCCAAGTTTCTAAGATTTAATTATTACAAATTACAGAGAAGTTGTTCTTCGTTGATAGAAGAAATTACAGATTATGAAAATTATTACAAATTATAGAGAAGTTGTTGGTCTGCAGTGGTAGGAGAAATTACAAATTATAGAGAAGTTGTTGGTCTATGTTGgtagaaaaaattacaaattacagaGATTATTGCAAATTACAGAGAAGTTGTTGGTCTACGTTGGTAGGAGAAATTACAAATTATGGAGATTACTGCAAATTACAGAAAAGTTTTTGGTCTATATTAGTAGGAGAAATTACAAATTACGGAGATTATTACAAATTACAGAGAAGTTTTGGGTCTACATTGGTAGGAGAAATTACAAATTATGAAGATTATTACAAATTACAGAAAAGTTATTGGTAGGAGAAATTACAAATTACGGAGATTATTACAAATTATAGAGAAGTTGGTCTGCATTGGTAGAAGACATTTCTTGTCAGAAATTCCCACACCTATGAAATCATACAACCAGATTACTATTACCTAAATTTGGGGGAGGACCATTTGATGCTAGAAGAgatgtttctgtttctatcttgTAGACATTCAAAGTATAAACTTTTTTATCACACAAAAGTTTTCTGAAAACTGGTTGACTGGTCTCAAGAAATGGAACCAGAATCCCAAGCCTCAGACCCTAAATCGCCATTGGTAACCCATATATGCATACCCTGGTGCGGCAGAATCCCAAAAAGGACCCTTAATAGTGCTTGGTGATGGGGACTTGGGAGTTGTCCGTGGAGTGAGTGGTCAGGCTTCAAGGTGTTCCTGAAATCTCTCTTGTTCTACATTTCTCCTCCCTCTAACAGACAGACAAGGAAAACCCTTCAGTGATGGAGAACCCTCAGGTCAGCAGTGGGGAGAAAGGGACACCCATTACTTCCATCCGGAACCACGAGCAGCGTCTGGAGCACATCATGAAGAGAAAAACTATCTTTGATGAGAAGGTGAGTTTGGAAGATAGAGATGTGGCTCTTCCTGGCTCAGCAATGACTTGCTGGGTGACCATGACTCGATTCTTACCCGTCTGCAGGTCTGTTTTTTCCTCTAtgaaatggagatgatgatgTATGCTTCAAAAATatctagcatttaaaaaaaaaaaaatctagcatttAAATAACGTCCACTAAGTTCCAGATGCTGCCAAATGTTATTAACTGACTTGGTTGTCTCAACCACCCTGGGAGGGAGTGTCATTTTTAATTCTTactttatagaggaagaaacggGCAGACAATGAATTGCTCAGATCACAAAGCTAattagtatctgagactagatttgaactcaggctcccAACTGCCTGCTGAACCTCTCTACCTGGATTATCTTGGATGCCCCATCTCAAATCCAATATGTCCATCACTGAACTTgttaattttcccatttttttttctatttttgtcaggCGCAGCATTCTTTCGGTCACACAGATTCTCTACCTAAGAGTCAGTCTCGtatcatttctactttctcttctttccctccccaccccttttccaatcagttgtcaagtccCATCAATCCCACTTCCTCAGCATCTCTCCCAACAATCACTATAGACTAGGCCATCACCATCTCTTACCTGGGACTTCTGTAACAGCTTCCCAAATGGTCCCTTTGTCTTCCACATCCCTTCTCTCCCATCCACCTTTCACTTGGATGCCGAATTGATTTTAAAGTGTGAGCCTGGCCACGTCACTGCCCAACTCGAGAAGCATCCCTTCTTCCTGTTGCCTTTAGGTTAAGAGGCAAGTTCTTGACTTAAAACACTTTACAAGGCCGGTGACACTTTGGTGTTTTGTGTACATTCTGCTATCAGCACAGGCTGTCCCTCATACTGGGAAGGCTCTCCCTTCACCCCATCTCTTGGAAACTCCCTTCCTGATCAGCTCAGAAGCCACGTACTTCAGAATTTCTGCTGTTTGATTAATATACTTACCCCatcatcccttccttccccaccctcccCCCGTCCCACCATCCCCATCactttgaatatctttttttttttttaaatcctgcaTTTACTTTTCTCAGAACATGTTAAATCCTCACCAATAGAATATCAAGTCTTTGGGGGCAGGTACCGCATTACCTTTGCATTTGTATACAAAGTCAAAGCTTGAATGTAAACTAAGGAATTTAGACTTTATCCTTCATTCAGTGGGGAGCCATTGAAGGTTTTTCACCTGGATAGAGACATAATCAAAACTGTTTCCTTGATGTTGGACAAGGGCTGTGAAAGTTCCTTAACTTTCTGGATATCTTAAGACATTTCCTGGAGCTATCCTTCTTGCCTTGTGTTGTTAGAAGCCTGATTTTATCTGTGTCAAACTCTCTGCATCCTAATCCTGCTTCAGTATAGACACCTGAGTGGAGGGCCTATCCCTAGTCCAGGAGGAAGGCTAGACTTGGGGCCAGAACATGGGTTCAGGGCTTCTGGAGGAGAACAGGGCTCTATttgtacccagaaagaggaccatggggactcagtgtgtatcacaacatagtattttcatcttttttttttgttgtttgtttgcttttttttctttctcattttcccctctctttttgatgcaattttccttatgcagcatggtaaatgtggaaatatatttagaagaattgcacatatttaacctgtattagattacttgctgtctaggggaggggagtgggaggaagggagaaaaatttgaaacacaaggtttggcaagggtggatgttgaaaatatctttgcatgaattttgaaaataaaaggctattattttttaaagtaataaactATGAAGCATTCTGAtgcttaaaaaaacaacagaaaaagtaatttttttttaaaaaaaggaagaaagaaaagagcagagCTTCTACCTAGATGGAAGAATTTCTACTCTTTAGGAAGATAGGAAGTGAGGGCTTAGTGTACTGTTAGTAAGGGACTCCATCACTCATCAtctttcctttcctgagaagAGGGGCTAGAGAGAGTAGGAGACTCAAACCTTCAGTGAGGTCTGAGCCAAAAACAAACAACGCTTCCTAAAACCTGCACACTAACTCATCCTGGCTTGCTGGAGCATTGAGGGTTTGGGGGAGTTCTTGAGGAGTAGTCCTGGAATTTAGGGTAATTGTGTGCATTCCAGAGAGCTGCTGTGGAGTGAAGGGTGCACAGAAGTTAGAGGTGAGGGGATTTGCAAAGAATCCCCCCTCCATCAAGAAGTGAGGGActtcatccttttgattttgcAGCCCAGTAAGAATGAACAAGAGGGCAGCTATTGAAGAGCACCAGctttagaatcaggaggacctgagttcaaatgcaacttcAGTCactggctgtgtaactctggacatgtcacttaacccagATTCCCTGCAAAATAGAGAATGAACAGAATGAGCTTAGAGGGGAATACCcaccagaaaacaaaacaacctttCTAGAAATATTATTGGTCTTGAGATTTTGAGGGGAATGTTGAGTggcttgcttaaggtcacatagccagtaaatgtcaaatgtctaaggctggatttgaactcagatccttctgagtCTATTGCTCTTGGGATTTTGTTGCCCTGAATTCTCCTCCTGTGTTCTTAATCCCAGAACTGTGCAGACTAAGTGTATAATAGAAAGATAATAATATGatgaaggggggggggagagcatttattaagcacctactatatgctaggtttACAAATGAttgtaatattaattaataataattaacagaTGTTAATATCATTTGGCAGGCCTGTGAAAACTAGAACCTAATCCCTACTCAGCTTCCCTCAGGGTATGAGGCTTGGTGACAAAGATGGAAGGAAACCCTTGGGCAGCTGTAAAGTACAGGAGATATGAAGGATGTGATTGCTATTAAGAATCAGAGGGCCTTGATGGATCAAAGCCCATCTGCCCTGCTTGCAGTACCCTCTTGTATTTCCAGGCCCagataatgatgataatcatGAGCTTATATTTGGGCCATGAGCCGTGATTATCAAGCACTTTCACCTCactgtctcatttaatcctcctGGGAGGTGGACTGCACAGGTGTGattcttccccattttacagaaatggaaactgGCCCAAGTAAAGAGACCTGCTCAAGTCCCAAGGGTGACCTCAGCCTGCTCTTTGTTCCCTTCCCCAAAGAGTGGTAGAGGGAAAGCAGGGAGGGGGCACCTGGCTAACAGATGTTGCCTTTGATTCCTTTAGGCAGAACAGTTAATCTCTGTTGGgctagggagggagggaatcatTTGGTGGTGGGGGAGAGAggaacaaacacacacacactcactctctctctctctctcttttaatcccccctcccccccagcagaATTCTGTCCCAggatataagattttaaaatttcaggttTACACAAAAGATGTTATTCTTGATTTGGGACATTGGAGTAGGAGGGGCTATAATGTATGTATGAAAATGTAAAGGGTGGgcaaaggggaagaagagaaaaggatttaAAGGGTGACTTTCAGGAATGGGGAGAGAGACTCTTTAATCCCTAGAGAAATGAATTTGCCTTCAGACCATTTGTTCTCTTAGGCAGCTGGGAGGATAATGATATTAAAGTCAGTTCTCTTTGGCTGGTCTGGATAGGTTTTTCAGACAAGTGAATGCTGGGCTGTACTAGAAAGTGATTGAACTCCTCTGTTTTTAATCCTTAGCCTGAAAGAGATTTCTTTGGCCGTGAGATAGTGAGGAAGGTTGTCACTCCGAGTCAAGGTATGTGGAATGGGATAGAATGGGACTCTTCctgtggggggaaggaaggaaactaggtgtcagggagggaggtggggaaggCCAGATGGGAACCATGAATGTTAATAAGGTTTTCACCACTAGAGTCACTGAATTGCTCTTATTTGCTAAGGGCAGAAGTCTCCCTTTGAACAAAGGGGAAATTGGGATCAGggagagttttatttttgtttaatgtaCAACAAGAAGTTACcatattgaaagagaaagaatttagagTGTTCAGACTAGACAatcaggaaaaggagaaaggattgtTAATGGTTTCCATAGGCCCTCTAAGATGGACTGTTGGCTTATGTAGGCCCCCTCCATTTCACTATATATcgttccccttcccctctctcatAGAGATGGAAGCCACCAGCTTCTTCACTTAAAATTTGGGATCTGAGGAATCGCCTTTCTGACCCCTGAGGCTTAAAAAatgacccccccccccatctctacCTTTTATCCCCAGCAAGGATTCCAAGATGTCATCATATCCagcctggggagggggggggcgcTCCCCATCAGAGTTTTTAAGGAGTCACTCAAAATATCTTAACATCCTCCTCCAATTTCCTAGCATTATGATCTGGGAGTTAGTAACTTCTTACTAGgctttttgtctgtaaaatgggagtctCCCTCAGCAGGTGGTTGTAAGATAACAGCTGTGAAACTCCTCTGCAAACTGCAGAGTGGGTATTCTGATAGATGATGATTGAACTCCTCACGGCTTCTTTCTTTTGTTGGCCTTTGGAATTCAGAGCCTTAGCCCCTGGCTTAATCCAAATCCCATTGCAGATAATTTCTTCAGAGGATCTTAGAGATCACATAACCCAGCCCCATACTTATCTGAGGAGGGGCAGAGATATCCCTGACTGTTCCATTCATGGCTCTGGTGGTCCTCAGTCCCCCTTACTCACCCCATGATCCCCTTGTTTTTCCCTCACAGAAACCCAAGGACCTGAAAGAGATTCTTTGGAGAGGCGTATGGGAAAAGCAGTGGGGAAGAGTGATGTGTGGTTTCGATTTAACGAGGGTGTTTCCAATGCTGTCCGGCGAAACCTTTATATTAAAGACTTACTCTGAGCCCTTGAACCCTGGCCAGAGCTGTTCTTCGTTCACAGGTTTTGGGTTCCTCCTTGAGGGGGAGAAAGACACATAtccacacagagagacagactaCCCCCATCCcactgtgtgtgtgagagagagacagacagagaatgtGGGGAGGTTAGGTATTCCCCTGACCACTTTGCAATAAATAAACCAGTGAATAAACTACAACATTGAGAGTTTGTGAAgtattgctttgtttttatttatgtataaacCTTAAGTTTCTTGCATGGTCAGCCTGTTGACTGTAAAATTGTATATTCTACAATATACAAAAGTATTGAAAAccattgaaaagtttttgtgtttttttataaAAGTTGTTCAtttacccctccccccaaaaaatgtctGAATGGTTTTACACCAATATCAGCATCATTAAATGAAATCCCCATTAACAAGAACCCTAAGACCAGCTGAAGTAATGCTCCCTCCTCTCCTACCCTGCCATAGTCACTTAGATGGTGGTCTTAACCCCATACCCCATAGGCACCCCGCTGCCCAGATTCTTCCCTGGCCCAGTTAACCTTTCCCTAAACCCTCATTTCTCCCTTGTCCCTGTCCTGTAGGATTTGAAatcctgcctccccctcccctcccacccccttacAAATGAGAAGCCAAGGCAATAATGAGATTGCGTTAGCAGGCATGGACCTAACTGAAAACCAGAGAAGAGATTGAGTCagtgggagggggtggagtgatGGGGAAGAATTCTCTGTCCCATTGGGAGCGGCTGCTCCAGGGCAGGTCTGGGAGGGGCAGCTGGAGCCACTCACTACAGGATGGTGCATTTTCCTTTCTCCACCCAAGGGTTGTTCTTCATCAGGTCGGGGTTCAGAAATGGGTCATTGGGGATTCCATCTTCAATCCACTTCAGCAGTCTGCAGAAAGAGGGAAATGAGTTAGTGTCCCAGGGAGGCCGGTGTTGCTGGACAGAGCCCTGTGCTTACAAAAAACCCTCTGGCTGTGGTCAAAGCACTCAACTTTTGAGTCGATCTTCTCATCTTTAAATGCACTTGAACCCAACTCTTCCTGACTGTGACACAGCTTTCTCTTATATCATGCTGCATCTCCACTTTATAAATGTGTTATCAGAATTAATTCCAAATACTTTAGGGATTTAATGATTTTTGTCACAAGTCCATCCAACTTGCCTCTGCTTTTTCAGGATTATGGTGGAAGGGGGTGCAGGGGCCCAGAAGacgggagaacctgagttcaaatttcatgtcagacactagctgtgtgaccctggaaatcacttaatcctgattgtggaaggaagagaaatagaaagaagaagaaagaagagaaagaaaaaggaagaaagaaaaaaggaggaagaaaaggaaagaagagaaaaagaaaagaggaagagagaaagaaaaaggaaaaaaggagaaagaaaaagggaaaaggaaggaagagaaagaaaaagaaaagaggaagaaagaaaaggagaaagaaggaagagaaagaaaaggagaaagaaaaaggaaaaagggaaggaagagaaagaaaaggagaaagaaggaagagaaacaaaaaggaagaaaaaaggagaaagaaaaaggaaaaaaggaagagaaagaaaaagaaaagagggagggaaggaagaaagaaaaggaaggaagagaaagaaaaggagaaagaaggaaagaaaaaaggaagaaaaaagaagaaaaaaaggtagaaaaggaagagaaagaaaaagaaaagagggagggaggaaaggaaggaagagaaagaaagaaaaagaggaaaagaaaaaggagaaagaaaaaggaaaagagggagggaaggaagaaagaaaaggaaggaagagaaagaaacggaagagaaagaaaaggagaaaaaaggaagagaaagaaaaagagggagggagggaaggaagagaaagaaagaaaaaaggaaggaaggaaagaagaaaaaagaaggaaaagaacagggcagctaagtggcacaatagatagagcagcagccctgaaatcaggaggacctgagttcaaatatgacctcaaacactcaatacttcctatctgtgtgaccctgggcaagtcacttaatcccaattgcctcagccaaaaaaaaaaaaaaaagaagaagaaggaaggaagagaaaaaagagaaaaagaagagaaggaaagaaaaaatgaagcaaaagaaggaaggaaagaaagaaaaggaagaaaaaaaaggaagcaaaagaaagaagagaagaaaaggaaaaaagagaaagaaaaaaaggaaggacgcaaaggaaagaaaggaagaggaacaaAGAGAACCATGGTAGAAAGAGCCCAAGAGCCCCCAGGTCCAGGTAGTGAAATTTAGGTTTATATTTACAGCTTTAACT
This genomic window contains:
- the GNG13 gene encoding guanine nucleotide-binding protein G(I)/G(S)/G(O) subunit gamma-13, whose amino-acid sequence is MEEWDVPQMKKEVESLKYQLAFKREMSSKTIPELLKWIEDGIPNDPFLNPDLMKNNPWVEKGKCTIL